The Falco cherrug isolate bFalChe1 chromosome 15, bFalChe1.pri, whole genome shotgun sequence genome includes a region encoding these proteins:
- the CD99L2 gene encoding CD99 antigen-like protein 2 isoform X7 — translation MAGRRLLGLLLAFAALLGAGHGDDPGDFNLEDALFGPSTKRPTPKGPRKPAGGADNSFWDVIRTTTTKQPKTTRAPPKPNPAKDPLDFDLADALDDKNDGKDAGRPDVRPGEGFSDDDLASIVDGGYSPDKKKGAGGSTDSDYDGGRVAETGTIAGIASALAMALIGAVSSYISYQQKKFCFSIQQGLNAEYVKGENMEAVVSEEPQVKSSVLETQSAEPPKQDSAKM, via the exons ATGGCCGGCCGCCGCCTCCTGGGGCTCCTCCTCGCCTTCGCCGCGCTGCTGGGCGCAG GTCATGGGGATGACCCAGGTGACTTCAACCTAGAAGATGCCCTGTTCGGCCCCAGCACCAAGCGAC CCACTCCCAAGGGTCCCAGAAAGCCGGCAGGTGGGGCAG ATAACAGCTTTTGGGATGTCATCCGCACCACCACAACCAAACAGCCAAAAACTACGAGGGCCCCCCCCAAGCCTAACCCAG CAAAGGATCCTTTGGATTTTGACTTGGCTGATGCCCTTGATGATAAGAATGATGGGAAAGATGCTGGGAGGCCGGACGTAAGGCCAGGTGAAG gattttcaGACGACGACCTGGCCAGCATTGTGGACGGCGGGTACAGCCCGGACAAGAAGAAAG GTGCCGGGGGCAGCACCGACAGCGACTATGACGGAG GCAGAGTGGCAGAGACTGGGACGATTGCCGGCATCGCCAGCGCCCTGGCCATGGCACTCATCGGGGCCGTCTCCAGCTACATCTCCTACCAGCAGAAGAAGTTCTGCTTCAGCATCCAGC AGGGACTTAATGCGGAGTatgtgaaaggagaaaacatgGAAGCTGTTGTAAGCGAGGAACCCCAAG TTAAATCTTCAGTACTGGAAACACAATCAGCAGAACCACCAAAACAAGACAGCGCGAAGATGTAA
- the CD99L2 gene encoding CD99 antigen-like protein 2 isoform X5, giving the protein MAGRRLLGLLLAFAALLGAGHGDDPGDFNLEDALFGPSTKRPTPKGPRKPAGGADFDLADYFDTTLETTTKPAKPTPKPFPRPGKPDNSFWDVIRTTTTKQPKTTRAPPKPNPAKDPLDFDLADALDDKNDGKDAGRPDVRPGEGFSDDDLASIVDGGYSPDKKKGAGGSTDSDYDGGRVAETGTIAGIASALAMALIGAVSSYISYQQKKFCFSIQLKSSVLETQSAEPPKQDSAKM; this is encoded by the exons ATGGCCGGCCGCCGCCTCCTGGGGCTCCTCCTCGCCTTCGCCGCGCTGCTGGGCGCAG GTCATGGGGATGACCCAGGTGACTTCAACCTAGAAGATGCCCTGTTCGGCCCCAGCACCAAGCGAC CCACTCCCAAGGGTCCCAGAAAGCCGGCAGGTGGGGCAG ACTTTGATTTGGCTGATTACTTTGACACCACTCTGGAGACTACCACCAAACCAGCCAAGCCAACTCCAAAGCCCTTTCCCAGACCGGGGAAGCCAG ATAACAGCTTTTGGGATGTCATCCGCACCACCACAACCAAACAGCCAAAAACTACGAGGGCCCCCCCCAAGCCTAACCCAG CAAAGGATCCTTTGGATTTTGACTTGGCTGATGCCCTTGATGATAAGAATGATGGGAAAGATGCTGGGAGGCCGGACGTAAGGCCAGGTGAAG gattttcaGACGACGACCTGGCCAGCATTGTGGACGGCGGGTACAGCCCGGACAAGAAGAAAG GTGCCGGGGGCAGCACCGACAGCGACTATGACGGAG GCAGAGTGGCAGAGACTGGGACGATTGCCGGCATCGCCAGCGCCCTGGCCATGGCACTCATCGGGGCCGTCTCCAGCTACATCTCCTACCAGCAGAAGAAGTTCTGCTTCAGCATCCAGC TTAAATCTTCAGTACTGGAAACACAATCAGCAGAACCACCAAAACAAGACAGCGCGAAGATGTAA
- the CD99L2 gene encoding CD99 antigen-like protein 2 isoform X6, with amino-acid sequence MAGRRLLGLLLAFAALLGAGHGDDPGDFNLEDALFGPSTKRPTPKGPRKPAGGADFDLADYFDTTLETTTKPAKPTPKPFPRPGKPAKDPLDFDLADALDDKNDGKDAGRPDVRPGEGFSDDDLASIVDGGYSPDKKKGAGGSTDSDYDGGRVAETGTIAGIASALAMALIGAVSSYISYQQKKFCFSIQQGLNAEYVKGENMEAVVSEEPQVKSSVLETQSAEPPKQDSAKM; translated from the exons ATGGCCGGCCGCCGCCTCCTGGGGCTCCTCCTCGCCTTCGCCGCGCTGCTGGGCGCAG GTCATGGGGATGACCCAGGTGACTTCAACCTAGAAGATGCCCTGTTCGGCCCCAGCACCAAGCGAC CCACTCCCAAGGGTCCCAGAAAGCCGGCAGGTGGGGCAG ACTTTGATTTGGCTGATTACTTTGACACCACTCTGGAGACTACCACCAAACCAGCCAAGCCAACTCCAAAGCCCTTTCCCAGACCGGGGAAGCCAG CAAAGGATCCTTTGGATTTTGACTTGGCTGATGCCCTTGATGATAAGAATGATGGGAAAGATGCTGGGAGGCCGGACGTAAGGCCAGGTGAAG gattttcaGACGACGACCTGGCCAGCATTGTGGACGGCGGGTACAGCCCGGACAAGAAGAAAG GTGCCGGGGGCAGCACCGACAGCGACTATGACGGAG GCAGAGTGGCAGAGACTGGGACGATTGCCGGCATCGCCAGCGCCCTGGCCATGGCACTCATCGGGGCCGTCTCCAGCTACATCTCCTACCAGCAGAAGAAGTTCTGCTTCAGCATCCAGC AGGGACTTAATGCGGAGTatgtgaaaggagaaaacatgGAAGCTGTTGTAAGCGAGGAACCCCAAG TTAAATCTTCAGTACTGGAAACACAATCAGCAGAACCACCAAAACAAGACAGCGCGAAGATGTAA
- the CD99L2 gene encoding CD99 antigen-like protein 2 isoform X3, whose protein sequence is MAGRRLLGLLLAFAALLGAGHGDDPGDFNLEDALFGPSTKRPTPKGPRKPAGGADFDLADYFDTTLETTTKPAKPTPKPFPRPGKPDNSFWDVIRTTTTKQPKTTRAPPKPNPAKDPLDFDLADALDDKNDGKDAGRPDVRPGEGFSDDDLASIVDGGYSPDKKKGAGGSTDSDYDGGRVAETGTIAGIASALAMALIGAVSSYISYQQKKFCFSIQQGLNAEYVKGENMEAVVSEEPQAEPPKQDSAKM, encoded by the exons ATGGCCGGCCGCCGCCTCCTGGGGCTCCTCCTCGCCTTCGCCGCGCTGCTGGGCGCAG GTCATGGGGATGACCCAGGTGACTTCAACCTAGAAGATGCCCTGTTCGGCCCCAGCACCAAGCGAC CCACTCCCAAGGGTCCCAGAAAGCCGGCAGGTGGGGCAG ACTTTGATTTGGCTGATTACTTTGACACCACTCTGGAGACTACCACCAAACCAGCCAAGCCAACTCCAAAGCCCTTTCCCAGACCGGGGAAGCCAG ATAACAGCTTTTGGGATGTCATCCGCACCACCACAACCAAACAGCCAAAAACTACGAGGGCCCCCCCCAAGCCTAACCCAG CAAAGGATCCTTTGGATTTTGACTTGGCTGATGCCCTTGATGATAAGAATGATGGGAAAGATGCTGGGAGGCCGGACGTAAGGCCAGGTGAAG gattttcaGACGACGACCTGGCCAGCATTGTGGACGGCGGGTACAGCCCGGACAAGAAGAAAG GTGCCGGGGGCAGCACCGACAGCGACTATGACGGAG GCAGAGTGGCAGAGACTGGGACGATTGCCGGCATCGCCAGCGCCCTGGCCATGGCACTCATCGGGGCCGTCTCCAGCTACATCTCCTACCAGCAGAAGAAGTTCTGCTTCAGCATCCAGC AGGGACTTAATGCGGAGTatgtgaaaggagaaaacatgGAAGCTGTTGTAAGCGAGGAACCCCAAG CAGAACCACCAAAACAAGACAGCGCGAAGATGTAA
- the CD99L2 gene encoding CD99 antigen-like protein 2 isoform X1, whose translation MAGRRLLGLLLAFAALLGAGHGDDPGDFNLEDALFGPSTKRPTPKGPRKPAGGADFDLADYFDTTLETTTKPAKPTPKPFPRPGKPDNSFWDVIRTTTTKQPKTTRAPPKPNPAKDPLDFDLADALDDKNDGKDAGRPDVRPGEGFSDDDLASIVDGGYSPDKKKGAGGSTDSDYDGGRVAETGTIAGIASALAMALIGAVSSYISYQQKKFCFSIQQGLNAEYVKGENMEAVVSEEPQVKSSVLETQSAEPPKQDSAKM comes from the exons ATGGCCGGCCGCCGCCTCCTGGGGCTCCTCCTCGCCTTCGCCGCGCTGCTGGGCGCAG GTCATGGGGATGACCCAGGTGACTTCAACCTAGAAGATGCCCTGTTCGGCCCCAGCACCAAGCGAC CCACTCCCAAGGGTCCCAGAAAGCCGGCAGGTGGGGCAG ACTTTGATTTGGCTGATTACTTTGACACCACTCTGGAGACTACCACCAAACCAGCCAAGCCAACTCCAAAGCCCTTTCCCAGACCGGGGAAGCCAG ATAACAGCTTTTGGGATGTCATCCGCACCACCACAACCAAACAGCCAAAAACTACGAGGGCCCCCCCCAAGCCTAACCCAG CAAAGGATCCTTTGGATTTTGACTTGGCTGATGCCCTTGATGATAAGAATGATGGGAAAGATGCTGGGAGGCCGGACGTAAGGCCAGGTGAAG gattttcaGACGACGACCTGGCCAGCATTGTGGACGGCGGGTACAGCCCGGACAAGAAGAAAG GTGCCGGGGGCAGCACCGACAGCGACTATGACGGAG GCAGAGTGGCAGAGACTGGGACGATTGCCGGCATCGCCAGCGCCCTGGCCATGGCACTCATCGGGGCCGTCTCCAGCTACATCTCCTACCAGCAGAAGAAGTTCTGCTTCAGCATCCAGC AGGGACTTAATGCGGAGTatgtgaaaggagaaaacatgGAAGCTGTTGTAAGCGAGGAACCCCAAG TTAAATCTTCAGTACTGGAAACACAATCAGCAGAACCACCAAAACAAGACAGCGCGAAGATGTAA
- the CD99L2 gene encoding CD99 antigen-like protein 2 isoform X4: MAGRRLLGLLLAFAALLGAGHGDDPGDFNLEDALFGPSTKRPTPKGPRKPAGGADFDLADYFDTTLETTTKPAKPTPKPFPRPGKPDNSFWDVIRTTTTKQPKTTRAPPKPNPAKDPLDFDLADALDDKNDGKDAGRPDVRPGEGFSDDDLASIVDGGYSPDKKKGAGGSTDSDYDGGRVAETGTIAGIASALAMALIGAVSSYISYQQKKFCFSIQQGLNAEYVKGENMEAVVSEEPQEPPKQDSAKM, from the exons ATGGCCGGCCGCCGCCTCCTGGGGCTCCTCCTCGCCTTCGCCGCGCTGCTGGGCGCAG GTCATGGGGATGACCCAGGTGACTTCAACCTAGAAGATGCCCTGTTCGGCCCCAGCACCAAGCGAC CCACTCCCAAGGGTCCCAGAAAGCCGGCAGGTGGGGCAG ACTTTGATTTGGCTGATTACTTTGACACCACTCTGGAGACTACCACCAAACCAGCCAAGCCAACTCCAAAGCCCTTTCCCAGACCGGGGAAGCCAG ATAACAGCTTTTGGGATGTCATCCGCACCACCACAACCAAACAGCCAAAAACTACGAGGGCCCCCCCCAAGCCTAACCCAG CAAAGGATCCTTTGGATTTTGACTTGGCTGATGCCCTTGATGATAAGAATGATGGGAAAGATGCTGGGAGGCCGGACGTAAGGCCAGGTGAAG gattttcaGACGACGACCTGGCCAGCATTGTGGACGGCGGGTACAGCCCGGACAAGAAGAAAG GTGCCGGGGGCAGCACCGACAGCGACTATGACGGAG GCAGAGTGGCAGAGACTGGGACGATTGCCGGCATCGCCAGCGCCCTGGCCATGGCACTCATCGGGGCCGTCTCCAGCTACATCTCCTACCAGCAGAAGAAGTTCTGCTTCAGCATCCAGC AGGGACTTAATGCGGAGTatgtgaaaggagaaaacatgGAAGCTGTTGTAAGCGAGGAACCCCAAG AACCACCAAAACAAGACAGCGCGAAGATGTAA
- the CD99L2 gene encoding CD99 antigen-like protein 2 isoform X2: MAGRRLLGLLLAFAALLGAGHGDDPGDFNLEDALFGPSTKRPTPKGPRKPAGGADFDLADYFDTTLETTTKPAKPTPKPFPRPGKPDNSFWDVIRTTTTKQPKTTRAPPKPNPAKDPLDFDLADALDDKNDGKDAGRPDVRPGEGFSDDDLASIVDGGYSPDKKKGAGGSTDSDYDGGRVAETGTIAGIASALAMALIGAVSSYISYQQKKFCFSIQQGLNAEYVKGENMEAVVSEEPQVLETQSAEPPKQDSAKM; encoded by the exons ATGGCCGGCCGCCGCCTCCTGGGGCTCCTCCTCGCCTTCGCCGCGCTGCTGGGCGCAG GTCATGGGGATGACCCAGGTGACTTCAACCTAGAAGATGCCCTGTTCGGCCCCAGCACCAAGCGAC CCACTCCCAAGGGTCCCAGAAAGCCGGCAGGTGGGGCAG ACTTTGATTTGGCTGATTACTTTGACACCACTCTGGAGACTACCACCAAACCAGCCAAGCCAACTCCAAAGCCCTTTCCCAGACCGGGGAAGCCAG ATAACAGCTTTTGGGATGTCATCCGCACCACCACAACCAAACAGCCAAAAACTACGAGGGCCCCCCCCAAGCCTAACCCAG CAAAGGATCCTTTGGATTTTGACTTGGCTGATGCCCTTGATGATAAGAATGATGGGAAAGATGCTGGGAGGCCGGACGTAAGGCCAGGTGAAG gattttcaGACGACGACCTGGCCAGCATTGTGGACGGCGGGTACAGCCCGGACAAGAAGAAAG GTGCCGGGGGCAGCACCGACAGCGACTATGACGGAG GCAGAGTGGCAGAGACTGGGACGATTGCCGGCATCGCCAGCGCCCTGGCCATGGCACTCATCGGGGCCGTCTCCAGCTACATCTCCTACCAGCAGAAGAAGTTCTGCTTCAGCATCCAGC AGGGACTTAATGCGGAGTatgtgaaaggagaaaacatgGAAGCTGTTGTAAGCGAGGAACCCCAAG TACTGGAAACACAATCAGCAGAACCACCAAAACAAGACAGCGCGAAGATGTAA